The region GGATGCCGGCGCCGTTACAGGGGCAAGCGCTGCTGCTGTCGCTGCTGGTGCGTAATTTGGTGGACAATGCGGTTCGTTATACGCCTGCGGGCGGCACCGTCACTGTGAGGCTTACAGAGCGCTTGCTGGCGGTGGAAGATAATGGGCCGGGAGTCACTACGGAACATCTGGCGCGGCTGGGGGAGCGTTTCTATCGTCCGCCGGGTCAGGAGCAAACCGGCAGCGGGCTGGGGCTGTCCATTGTGCAGCGCATCGCCGGCTTGCACGGGCTGCGCATCAGCTTTGCCAACCGGGCAGAAGGCGGGTTTGTCGCTCAGGTGATGCTGTAGGGGGCGCCGCATGCTGCGCCCGGATCAGGCTTTTTGCTTGGGCTGATGCCACAGTTCCATGCCGTTCTCCGGCACGCGTTTCAGGCAGCTGGCGAGTGATTCGCCGTCCGGGAACACCAGATCGGGCGCGATTTCCGCCAGCGGGTAGAGCATGAACTCGCGTTCTTTCAGGCCGTAATGCGGCACTGTCAGGCGATCGGTATGAATAACCTGCTCGCCATACAGCATGATGTCCAGATCGAGGGTGCGCGGGCCCCAGCGCTCATCTTTGCGCACGCGGCCCTGATTGCGTTCTATCGCTTGGGTATGATCGAGCAGTTGTTCGGCGGGCAGCAAGGTATCCAGCGCCACCACCGCAT is a window of Serratia plymuthica DNA encoding:
- the folK gene encoding 2-amino-4-hydroxy-6-hydroxymethyldihydropteridine diphosphokinase gives rise to the protein MIRVYIALGSNLAQPLQQVKAALEALEHLPRTRLILCSSFYRTKPLGPQNQPDFLNAVVALDTLLPAEQLLDHTQAIERNQGRVRKDERWGPRTLDLDIMLYGEQVIHTDRLTVPHYGLKEREFMLYPLAEIAPDLVFPDGESLASCLKRVPENGMELWHQPKQKA